One window of Gloeothece citriformis PCC 7424 genomic DNA carries:
- a CDS encoding 7-carboxy-7-deazaguanine synthase QueE: protein MKTVDLTNCTYPIVETFHSVQGEGAWTGVSAFFIRLGGCDVYCPWCDQKESWNAKRHPHQSVDTLAQAAKMANPAIVIITGGEPLMHDLDPLTTELKKLGLQVHLETSGSHPFSGNFDWVTFSPKPYKKPHDSIYNYVNELKVVVANEEDLHMAEVQAAKLSLTVIKYLQPEWNTPNSKELIFDFVLKHPQWRISLQTHKFLNVR, encoded by the coding sequence ATGAAAACTGTTGACCTAACTAATTGTACCTATCCTATTGTAGAAACCTTTCACTCAGTTCAAGGAGAAGGGGCATGGACTGGGGTGAGTGCCTTTTTTATTCGTTTGGGAGGGTGTGATGTCTATTGTCCTTGGTGTGATCAAAAAGAGTCGTGGAATGCTAAACGTCATCCTCACCAGTCGGTCGACACTTTAGCCCAAGCTGCTAAAATGGCTAATCCGGCTATTGTTATTATTACGGGTGGAGAACCGTTAATGCACGATCTCGATCCTTTGACCACCGAATTAAAAAAATTAGGGTTACAAGTTCATCTAGAAACCTCCGGATCTCATCCCTTTAGCGGTAACTTTGATTGGGTTACATTTTCTCCTAAACCCTATAAAAAGCCTCATGACAGTATCTATAATTATGTTAACGAACTCAAAGTCGTGGTGGCGAATGAGGAGGATTTACACATGGCCGAAGTTCAAGCCGCTAAGTTGTCTTTAACAGTCATAAAATATCTCCAACCCGAATGGAATACCCCCAACTCAAAAGAGTTAATTTTTGACTTTGTTTTAAAACATCCTCAATGGCGTATTAGTTTACAAACTCATAAATTTCTCAATGTTCGCTAA
- a CDS encoding Ycf51 family protein, with the protein MEFPTDLSTYTLWSAYLTVASLCLTIVGFVLKWGIRFRLVGVTGFMGVLTAGIFALGLGLYTRTEVPNAVRYALVYDNGANQAVISVANEVDPSKVEATLYQAADDLYSFGRVDREGNQKLTVRLRTLVHPEPGVTLPLYLGEVKRSLRVRDDDQIQVTIFTDKFAQLPQNTNS; encoded by the coding sequence ATGGAATTCCCAACAGATTTGTCAACTTATACGTTATGGTCAGCTTATTTAACCGTAGCTTCCCTCTGTCTTACCATTGTCGGGTTTGTCCTTAAATGGGGAATTCGTTTTCGCTTAGTCGGAGTTACTGGTTTTATGGGGGTACTCACCGCCGGGATATTTGCCCTGGGACTAGGTTTATATACCCGTACCGAAGTCCCCAATGCTGTCCGCTATGCTTTAGTCTATGATAACGGAGCTAATCAAGCAGTAATTTCTGTAGCTAATGAAGTTGATCCTTCTAAGGTAGAAGCCACTTTATATCAAGCTGCCGATGATTTGTATTCTTTTGGTCGGGTCGATCGAGAAGGTAATCAAAAGTTAACGGTTCGTCTTCGGACTTTGGTTCATCCAGAACCCGGAGTAACTCTTCCTTTGTATCTTGGAGAAGTTAAACGTTCTTTAAGAGTTCGAGATGACGATCAGATCCAAGTGACGATTTTTACCGATAAGTTCGCTCAATTACCCCAAAATACTAACAGTTAA
- a CDS encoding TldD/PmbA family protein encodes MVQAPPLKTTAELATLAVELIRQAGCDYGDIRLCNYRHQRLTARDRSLADLKDDINSGFGVRVLYQGAWGFAASHRKTPDEIKRMVTLAVDIAKGSRLTQQEPVKLVPVESYHDTYITPIKIDPFDIAIDEKTELLLNITDQLLAYGDKGIKKAYAFLNFTKEEKTFASTQGSLIEQTFYRSYPGFGCTAIASGDAQTRDYERPPLNLGYEHINPQDLFDNVERVASEAIEKVHAPESPSNLKTTLILKPTNLWLTIHESVGHPTELDRVYGYEANFAGTSFATTDHLGKLQYGAPWINFIADRTQPGGRATVGYDDEGVKAQEWYLVKDGILVDYLTDRETAHRLGRSSSNGSAYSDNWGSVPMVRIPNLGLEPGAEGGSHTATLQQMIEDTQEGILIDGIGSYSIDQQRRNFQFGGDAFWKIKNGKIVSMLKNVTYHSMTTDFWNSIDALGPASERMLCGTNICGKGEPMQIAQMTHACVPVRVRNIQIGRSS; translated from the coding sequence ATGGTACAAGCACCTCCTCTAAAGACGACCGCAGAATTAGCAACCCTAGCTGTAGAGTTAATTCGTCAAGCTGGCTGTGACTATGGAGACATCCGTCTATGTAATTATCGACATCAACGCTTAACCGCTAGGGATCGATCCCTTGCTGATTTAAAAGATGATATTAACTCAGGGTTTGGGGTGCGTGTCCTTTATCAAGGAGCTTGGGGATTTGCGGCTTCTCATCGAAAAACTCCCGATGAAATTAAGAGAATGGTTACCTTAGCCGTCGATATTGCTAAAGGTAGTCGTCTGACTCAACAAGAACCGGTTAAATTAGTCCCAGTTGAATCTTACCACGATACCTACATTACTCCGATTAAAATTGATCCTTTTGATATTGCGATTGATGAAAAAACCGAACTTTTATTGAACATTACGGATCAACTTTTGGCTTATGGGGACAAAGGCATCAAAAAAGCCTATGCTTTTCTCAATTTTACCAAAGAAGAAAAAACCTTTGCCTCGACTCAAGGATCATTAATTGAACAAACCTTTTACCGCAGTTATCCGGGGTTTGGCTGTACGGCGATCGCTTCGGGAGATGCCCAAACTCGTGATTATGAACGTCCTCCCCTCAATTTGGGCTATGAACATATTAATCCGCAAGATCTCTTCGATAATGTTGAACGAGTCGCCTCTGAAGCGATCGAAAAAGTTCACGCCCCCGAAAGTCCCTCTAACCTCAAAACAACGTTAATCCTTAAACCGACTAATCTCTGGTTAACGATTCATGAATCTGTCGGCCATCCCACCGAATTAGACCGGGTTTATGGATATGAGGCGAATTTTGCCGGCACTAGCTTTGCAACGACCGATCACCTCGGTAAACTCCAATATGGGGCCCCTTGGATTAATTTTATTGCCGATCGCACTCAACCGGGTGGACGGGCTACCGTAGGCTATGATGATGAAGGAGTGAAAGCACAAGAATGGTATCTTGTCAAGGATGGAATTTTAGTGGATTATCTGACGGATAGAGAAACCGCCCATCGCTTAGGACGCAGTAGCAGTAACGGAAGTGCCTATAGTGACAATTGGGGCAGTGTTCCGATGGTACGCATTCCCAATTTAGGATTAGAACCTGGGGCAGAGGGAGGAAGCCACACCGCTACGTTACAACAGATGATCGAAGATACACAAGAGGGAATCTTAATTGATGGTATTGGGAGTTATTCGATCGATCAACAACGGCGTAATTTTCAATTTGGGGGAGATGCTTTTTGGAAAATTAAAAATGGGAAAATTGTCTCAATGTTAAAGAATGTTACTTATCATTCGATGACGACTGATTTCTGGAATAGTATAGATGCCCTTGGCCCGGCTTCGGAGAGAATGCTTTGCGGGACAAATATATGCGGAAAGGGCGAACCGATGCAAATTGCCCAAATGACTCATGCTTGTGTACCGGTACGAGTTAGAAATATTCAAATTGGGCGGTCTTCATAG
- a CDS encoding YraN family protein → MTTIGELGEKLVSEWLKTQEWSILQHRWRCRWGEIDIISQSTTDHSLAFIEVKTRNSRNWDSDGLLAINEKKQIKLIKSASLFLGEYPSLALFPCRFDVALVSYKKAKSSLSFQGLSEISLGKSVFWEGYQLTLNQYLESAFEVNIEL, encoded by the coding sequence ATGACGACTATTGGTGAACTAGGAGAAAAATTAGTTTCAGAATGGCTAAAAACTCAAGAATGGAGTATTCTTCAACATCGGTGGCGTTGTCGTTGGGGAGAAATAGACATAATATCCCAATCTACCACTGATCATAGTTTAGCATTTATTGAGGTAAAAACTCGAAATTCTCGCAATTGGGATAGTGACGGGTTGTTAGCAATCAATGAAAAAAAACAGATTAAACTGATTAAAAGTGCATCATTATTTTTAGGGGAATATCCTAGTTTAGCGCTGTTTCCTTGTCGTTTTGATGTAGCTTTAGTGAGTTATAAAAAGGCTAAAAGTTCTTTAAGTTTTCAAGGACTATCCGAAATTAGTTTAGGGAAGTCGGTTTTTTGGGAAGGGTATCAATTAACGTTAAATCAGTATCTTGAATCAGCTTTTGAGGTTAATATTGAATTATAA
- a CDS encoding type II toxin-antitoxin system VapC family toxin, with the protein MIVILDSSVLGMVINPNIEQINQCEEWFYSLLARGITVYSSDICDYEVRRSLILDKINRNKLTSKGIEKLNDLRDTITFLPLTSTLMLEAAECWAEVRRQGLPTADEKNIDADMIICAQWRLLKKEYPNRTIIIATTNIRHLNILAEAEKWENIRV; encoded by the coding sequence ATGATTGTTATTCTTGATTCTAGTGTTTTGGGAATGGTCATTAATCCTAATATAGAACAAATTAATCAATGTGAAGAATGGTTTTATTCCCTACTCGCTAGAGGAATAACAGTTTATTCTTCTGATATTTGTGATTATGAAGTTAGAAGGAGTTTAATTCTCGATAAAATCAACCGCAATAAATTAACAAGTAAGGGAATAGAAAAACTAAATGATTTAAGAGATACAATAACTTTTTTACCCTTAACTTCAACTCTTATGTTAGAAGCTGCCGAATGTTGGGCAGAAGTCCGCCGTCAAGGACTGCCAACAGCAGATGAAAAAAATATTGATGCTGATATGATTATATGCGCTCAATGGCGACTTTTAAAAAAAGAATACCCTAATCGCACTATTATTATTGCAACCACCAATATTAGACATTTAAATATATTAGCTGAAGCTGAAAAATGGGAAAATATTCGAGTTTAG
- a CDS encoding AAA-like domain-containing protein, whose product MTIDEIIQLFSATHSKKLSPLEKQILHKAWQGQTYAQIAHSLYYQETYIKNLASHLWNELSGLFNETISKNTFQAKLKQRSLTLQEQQLLSQASHPILLNEGWEFPCGLVPLNSPLYIERPPLEELAYRELQKPGCLIRIKAPSKMGKSSLLVRILDSGKTLGYQLVNLDLKKAEKDIFQDLNKFLQWVCANVTQQLGIKTTVEEHWNTEIGSNTNCTFYFHNVILPHLDKPLVLALNELERLFEYSSLTQDFLSLLRFWYEQGKQSIIWGKLRLILVHSTEVYIPLGINQSPLNVGLPITLPEFTLEQVQDLALRHGLNWQEKQGLNKVKSLMDMVGGHPYLIRLALYHLVNNPQQDLEQLLKQAPTQMGIYSDYLQGLLVILQTSPELVTALKQVITNSQPVQLKAMTLHKLMSMGLVKSEGDHIIPSCQLYNLYFQEQLIKTERSEIEKLQHENEILKQLCSTDELTHLANRRYFNEVLDKEWRRLARTFGPLSLILCDVDFFKAYNDTYGHLAGDFCLQEIAKTIYHCTYRPCDLVARYGGEEFAIILPETDSAGAMIVAEKIRLSVKELAISQGKISPKIDLNEQNILTVSLGVACTIPNRRIDINLLIKAADNALYESKQNGRDRVTVSSILNYHSQYQLNP is encoded by the coding sequence ATGACTATTGATGAAATAATACAACTTTTTAGTGCCACCCACAGCAAAAAGCTGTCTCCTTTGGAAAAGCAGATTTTGCATAAAGCGTGGCAAGGACAAACCTATGCTCAAATTGCTCATTCTTTGTATTATCAAGAAACTTACATTAAAAATTTAGCTTCTCATCTGTGGAATGAGCTTTCGGGATTATTTAACGAAACAATTTCTAAGAATACTTTTCAAGCTAAATTAAAACAACGTTCTTTAACCCTCCAAGAACAACAATTATTATCACAAGCAAGTCATCCAATTTTACTTAATGAGGGGTGGGAATTTCCCTGTGGATTAGTGCCTTTAAATTCTCCCCTTTATATTGAACGTCCTCCCCTTGAAGAACTCGCCTATAGAGAACTACAAAAACCGGGCTGTTTAATTCGCATTAAAGCTCCTTCTAAAATGGGAAAAAGTTCTTTATTAGTTAGGATTTTAGACTCGGGAAAAACTCTGGGTTATCAACTTGTGAATTTAGATTTGAAAAAAGCCGAAAAAGATATTTTTCAAGATCTAAATAAATTTTTACAGTGGGTATGTGCTAATGTCACCCAGCAATTAGGAATTAAAACCACTGTAGAAGAGCATTGGAATACAGAGATTGGCAGCAATACTAACTGCACTTTCTATTTTCATAATGTAATTCTTCCCCATCTTGATAAACCTTTAGTTTTAGCCTTAAATGAATTAGAGCGTCTTTTTGAATATTCCTCTCTTACCCAAGACTTTTTATCCTTACTTCGATTTTGGTATGAACAGGGGAAACAAAGCATTATTTGGGGCAAACTACGTCTAATATTAGTTCATAGTACAGAAGTTTATATTCCTTTAGGAATTAATCAATCTCCCTTAAATGTAGGACTTCCCATTACCTTACCCGAATTTACCCTTGAGCAAGTACAGGATTTAGCCTTGCGACATGGCTTAAATTGGCAAGAAAAACAGGGATTAAACAAGGTAAAATCCCTCATGGATATGGTAGGGGGACATCCCTATCTAATTCGATTAGCTCTATATCATTTAGTCAATAATCCTCAACAAGATTTAGAGCAATTATTAAAGCAAGCACCTACCCAAATGGGAATTTACAGCGATTATTTACAAGGTTTGTTAGTCATTTTACAAACCTCTCCTGAATTAGTCACTGCTTTGAAACAAGTTATCACCAATTCTCAACCCGTGCAACTGAAAGCGATGACTTTACATAAATTAATGAGCATGGGATTAGTTAAATCCGAAGGCGATCATATTATTCCGAGTTGTCAATTATACAATTTATATTTTCAGGAACAATTGATCAAAACCGAGCGTTCAGAAATAGAAAAATTACAACATGAGAATGAAATTCTTAAACAGTTATGTTCCACAGACGAACTAACCCACTTGGCTAACCGTCGTTATTTTAATGAAGTATTAGACAAGGAATGGCGACGTTTAGCGAGGACATTTGGCCCCTTATCTTTGATTTTGTGTGATGTCGATTTTTTCAAAGCTTACAATGATACTTATGGTCATTTAGCGGGAGATTTTTGCTTACAAGAAATTGCTAAAACCATTTATCATTGTACTTATCGTCCTTGCGATCTAGTTGCCCGTTATGGAGGAGAAGAATTTGCTATTATTTTACCTGAAACGGATTCTGCGGGAGCTATGATAGTCGCGGAAAAAATTCGATTATCAGTTAAAGAGTTAGCAATTTCTCAGGGGAAAATTAGCCCCAAAATTGACCTAAATGAGCAAAATATTCTGACGGTTAGTTTGGGGGTTGCTTGTACGATTCCTAATCGGAGAATTGATATCAATTTATTAATTAAGGCAGCCGATAACGCCCTCTATGAATCCAAACAAAATGGACGCGATCGTGTAACTGTAAGTTCGATCTTAAATTATCACTCTCAATATCAACTGAATCCATAA
- a CDS encoding YkvA family protein has translation MNHIVESFYSWYRSQIRNPKYRWLVLLGTVLYLVSPVDILPDFIPILGWIDDGVVLTLLMTEITRLITERRNGRNEIKNTETEPKDATVEVAATPE, from the coding sequence ATGAATCATATTGTTGAATCTTTTTATAGTTGGTATAGAAGCCAAATCCGTAATCCTAAATATCGTTGGCTCGTTCTTTTAGGGACTGTATTATATTTGGTAAGTCCTGTTGATATTCTTCCTGATTTTATTCCTATTCTCGGATGGATTGATGATGGAGTAGTCCTAACCCTTCTGATGACTGAAATTACCCGACTCATTACTGAACGTCGAAATGGACGCAATGAAATTAAAAATACTGAAACAGAACCTAAAGACGCTACTGTAGAAGTTGCTGCAACTCCTGAATAA
- a CDS encoding DUF29 domain-containing protein gives MPTVQNHPVTSSNSLYDQDFYQWLMITVKLLQERAIEQIDIDNLIKELEETAKRTQITVKSNLRVLLMNLLQYKYQPSVRCETYQSSLLKHRLRILDIFAQSPSLKPYYTEVFDQCYLYARKCAVTQTNLPLELLPETCPFTQEETLNLDYLPQ, from the coding sequence ATGCCTACTGTCCAAAACCATCCTGTAACTTCCTCAAATTCTCTTTATGACCAAGATTTCTATCAATGGTTAATGATCACTGTAAAATTATTACAAGAGAGAGCGATCGAGCAAATTGATATCGATAATTTAATTAAAGAACTTGAGGAAACCGCTAAACGGACTCAAATTACTGTAAAAAGTAATCTGCGAGTTCTCTTGATGAATTTACTTCAATATAAATATCAACCCTCAGTTCGTTGTGAAACTTATCAGTCATCTTTGTTAAAACATCGTCTAAGGATACTCGATATTTTTGCTCAAAGTCCCAGTTTAAAACCTTATTACACCGAAGTATTTGATCAATGTTATCTCTATGCCCGAAAATGCGCTGTCACTCAGACCAATTTACCTCTAGAATTATTGCCTGAAACTTGTCCTTTTACTCAAGAGGAAACCTTAAATTTAGATTATTTACCGCAATAG
- a CDS encoding iron-containing alcohol dehydrogenase family protein encodes MTQKTSQTSHQTSTFLPPLMISPTQILRGNNILSEAGKAIARLGQRPLIVGGNHTLTLVQPRLKGIFDRHNLVGSQGNYTPDCSENSLKSLTRLVEEHQADFIIGVGGGKALDISKLLADQCELPIVTIPTSGATCAAWSALSNIYSDEGAFLYDVPLSRCPDLLILDYDLIKTAPIRTLIAGIGDALAKWYEASVSSGSSTATLIISAVQQARILRDILLQKSASALQNPGGEDWREIVDATVLVAGVIGGLGGANCRTVAAHAVHNGLTHIPAAHDALHGEKVAYGILVQLRLEEMIQGNQLAVSARQQLLKFYEEIGLPKSLEDLGLKHITLSELRHAAEVACHPKSDIHRLPFPVIPEQLMAAMVSTTVLLESRYPQDIKS; translated from the coding sequence ATGACTCAAAAAACTTCCCAGACATCTCATCAAACGTCAACCTTTTTACCTCCCCTGATGATTTCTCCGACACAAATATTGCGGGGCAATAATATTTTATCTGAGGCGGGTAAAGCGATCGCCCGTTTAGGACAACGTCCTTTGATCGTAGGGGGTAATCACACCCTGACTTTAGTCCAACCTCGTTTAAAAGGGATTTTCGATCGGCATAACCTCGTTGGTTCTCAAGGTAATTATACTCCTGATTGTTCGGAAAATTCTCTTAAATCTTTAACCCGTTTAGTCGAAGAGCATCAGGCAGATTTTATTATTGGGGTTGGCGGGGGTAAAGCGTTAGATATTTCTAAGTTACTCGCTGATCAGTGTGAACTTCCGATTGTGACTATTCCTACCTCTGGGGCGACTTGTGCGGCTTGGAGTGCTTTATCTAATATTTATTCTGATGAGGGGGCTTTTTTATATGATGTTCCTTTGTCTCGTTGTCCAGATTTACTGATTCTCGATTATGATTTAATTAAAACTGCCCCTATCCGTACTTTAATTGCGGGTATTGGGGATGCTTTAGCGAAATGGTATGAGGCATCTGTTAGCAGTGGCAGTTCTACGGCAACTTTAATTATTTCGGCAGTACAACAGGCGAGAATTTTACGAGATATTTTATTACAAAAATCTGCCTCGGCATTACAAAATCCGGGGGGAGAAGATTGGCGAGAAATTGTAGATGCAACGGTGTTAGTTGCTGGAGTCATTGGGGGTTTAGGGGGGGCAAATTGTCGTACCGTCGCTGCCCATGCCGTTCATAATGGATTAACTCATATTCCGGCGGCTCATGATGCGTTACATGGGGAAAAAGTCGCCTATGGAATTTTAGTTCAATTGCGTTTAGAGGAGATGATCCAAGGGAATCAATTAGCGGTTTCTGCCCGTCAACAATTGTTGAAGTTTTATGAGGAAATTGGATTACCCAAAAGTTTAGAAGATTTGGGATTAAAACATATTACTTTATCTGAGTTGCGTCATGCTGCTGAGGTAGCTTGTCATCCTAAATCCGATATTCACCGTTTACCGTTTCCGGTCATTCCTGAACAATTAATGGCGGCGATGGTTTCGACTACAGTATTATTAGAAAGTCGTTATCCCCAAGACATCAAAAGCTAA
- a CDS encoding GTP-binding protein, whose protein sequence is MSLPRLLTLIISLGILLGLILWLIDSISRLYSQIAWTSPFLAHLMIWLLIVMIGAIIYAFFYYFNVFNSPKQSAKKARHRRIAAKLPQQKTEAASENLKAVRRQVQQIQDKVSQEALLSRSQEIEANLARGELRVVVFGTGSAGKTSLVNALIGEMVGNVEATMGTTQIGQTYRLKLKGITREILITDTPGILEAGIAGTEREKLARQLATEADLLLFVIDNDLRQSEYDPLRMLVEIGKRSLLIFNKTDLYTDEDQEVILNQLKQRVQDFIRDTDIVALAANPQPIQLENGEIIQPESDIIPLIKRLAAVLRAEGEDLIADNILLQSQRLGEEARKIIDRQRRRQADKIIDRYQWIGAGVIAVTPLPVVDMLAAAAVNAQMVIELGQVYNCEINSERGKELALSLGKTLVSLGVVKGAVELLARALQFHVATYIVGKAIQGVTTAYLTRIAGKSFVEYFRHDQDWGDGGITEVVQRQFQLSRKDEFLKAFISDAINRVVKPFSDQWQQEEEEQEELEEAYVRRSDDDW, encoded by the coding sequence ATGTCTCTACCACGCTTACTCACTTTAATCATTAGTCTAGGGATTTTGCTTGGACTAATTTTGTGGTTAATTGATTCTATTAGCAGACTTTACAGTCAAATTGCTTGGACTTCTCCCTTTTTAGCCCATTTAATGATCTGGTTGTTAATTGTGATGATCGGGGCTATTATTTATGCGTTTTTCTATTACTTTAATGTTTTTAATTCCCCAAAACAATCGGCAAAAAAGGCGCGTCATCGGCGGATAGCGGCTAAACTTCCCCAACAAAAAACCGAGGCAGCATCAGAAAATCTGAAAGCGGTTAGGCGACAAGTTCAACAAATACAAGATAAAGTTTCCCAAGAAGCGTTATTAAGTCGTTCCCAAGAAATAGAGGCCAATTTAGCTAGGGGAGAATTGCGGGTTGTCGTTTTTGGAACGGGTTCAGCCGGCAAAACTTCTCTAGTTAATGCGTTAATTGGGGAAATGGTGGGCAATGTAGAGGCGACGATGGGAACAACCCAAATTGGCCAAACTTATCGTTTAAAATTAAAGGGAATTACTAGAGAAATTTTAATTACCGATACCCCAGGTATTTTAGAGGCAGGAATAGCCGGAACGGAACGGGAAAAATTAGCCCGACAGTTAGCTACAGAAGCAGATTTACTATTATTTGTAATTGATAATGATTTACGTCAGTCTGAATATGATCCCCTACGAATGTTAGTGGAAATTGGTAAGCGATCGCTACTTATTTTTAATAAAACCGATCTGTATACCGATGAGGATCAAGAGGTCATTTTAAATCAATTAAAACAACGAGTTCAAGACTTTATCCGGGACACTGATATTGTAGCACTCGCAGCTAACCCCCAACCGATCCAATTAGAAAACGGGGAAATTATTCAACCTGAATCAGATATTATCCCTTTAATTAAACGATTAGCGGCGGTTTTACGGGCAGAGGGAGAGGATTTAATTGCTGATAATATTTTATTACAATCCCAACGATTAGGAGAAGAAGCGAGAAAAATTATCGATCGACAAAGACGAAGACAAGCTGATAAGATTATAGACCGTTATCAGTGGATTGGGGCAGGAGTGATTGCAGTTACACCTTTACCCGTAGTAGATATGTTAGCAGCAGCGGCGGTTAATGCCCAAATGGTGATTGAACTCGGACAAGTTTATAATTGTGAGATTAATAGCGAGAGAGGAAAAGAATTAGCGTTATCTTTGGGGAAAACTTTAGTTAGTTTAGGCGTGGTAAAAGGGGCAGTAGAATTATTAGCTAGGGCGTTACAGTTTCATGTAGCAACTTATATTGTTGGTAAAGCGATACAAGGGGTTACAACCGCTTATTTAACTCGTATTGCGGGTAAAAGTTTTGTAGAATACTTCCGTCACGATCAAGACTGGGGAGATGGAGGTATTACGGAAGTCGTACAGCGACAGTTTCAGTTAAGTCGTAAAGATGAATTTTTAAAAGCGTTTATTTCCGATGCTATTAATAGAGTCGTTAAACCGTTTTCCGATCAATGGCAACAGGAAGAGGAAGAACAAGAGGAATTAGAGGAAGCTTACGTCAGAAGAAGTGATGATGATTGGTAA